Below is a genomic region from Pseudomonadota bacterium.
TTGTGGCGACGGCAAAAGGCAGGAAGGCCCGGGTTAATCCGGTTCTCTGTAAAGGTGATGGTCTCTGCAATGCCAAGTGCCCGACAAATGCCATTGTCTTAAAGCACTTTACCAATGAAGAGCTTATCAGCCAGATTGATGCGGCGGTTACGAAAGAAGAAATTATCCAACAAATTGATGCAGCAGTTTAAGCGTGGGAGATAACGAATGAATACAAACCTTGAATTCAAGCCAAATATAATCGGTTTCCTGTGCCAATGGTGAGCATATGGGGCTGCTGACCTGGCTGGAGTTTCCAGACTACAATATGCAAGTGAGATCAGATTTGTTCGGGTAATGTGTTCCGGTAGGGTTGACCTGGAATTTATCCTCAAAGCTTTCCTGAATGGAGAAGACGGGGTGCTGGTTGGTGGTTGCCAGCTGGGTGAATGCAATTATACGACCCACGGAAATTTTGATGCCTTGAGTACGGTGCGTATCTGCAAGAAGATCATGGAACATATCGGCCTGAATCCGGAAAGGCTGAGAATCCAGTTTATGTCCAGCAGTGATGGCGCTGTTTTGGCTGAAACTGCTGATGATTTTACCAGAAAGGTGAAGGAGTTGGGCCCGCTTGGTAAAGCTGAGGGTCTGGATACGGAAGCCTTGAAGTTGAAACTTGAAGCCGTAAGAAAATTGGTTCCCTACATTAAACTGGTGGAGAGGGAAAGACTGAGAGTGCCGGTAAAATCGGCAGCGGAATATGACAAATTTTTCGCCAGTGACGATACCACCCGCCTGATTGATGAGCTGATTAACGAAAAATTGTCAATCAGTGAAATGATGTTGCTTCTTAATGAGAGCCCCCTTTCAACTGGTGAAATCTCCAAAATCCTGGACCTCGAGTCGTCTGAAGTGGCAAAACATATCAGTGACTCCTCGAAACAGGGCTTGATTAAGTACGACGAAAGCGGGAAATGTTATCTCCCAGCTTAGTATACCTAAGCTGAGCTATTAGCGGTTAGCCATTAGCAATTAGCTTTTAAAAATCAGGGCTTTACGTTGATTAGTAACAACACCCAACGGGTGAAGGTGGGTGATATTAAACATCTTGTAATTATTGAGCTAATAGCTAACTGCTAAAAGCTAATCGCTTAATTCAGGTAATACCAGGGCAACGGATTATAGGAAGAAAAAGATTATGACAGCAGTTATGGATAACGAAAGAATTGATCAGATTGTTGCTAAGCATGATGGCGAACCCAGTTCACTGATCCAGGTGTTGCTGGAAATTCAGAGTGAACATCATTGGCTCCCCATGGATGCATTAAAGAGGGTAAGCCAGAAGTTGCAGGTTCCCATGACCCAGATACAGCATATTGCTACTTTTTATAAAGCCTTCAGTTTAGTTCCTAAAGGAAGGCATGAAATTCATATTTGTATGGGAACTGCCTGTCATGTGCGTGGGGCGCAGCGTGTTCTTGATATGGTAGAGGATATGATCGGCATTGAACCCGGTGAGACGGATCTGGATTTAAATTTCAGCCTGGAAACGGTTAACTGTCTCGGCTGCTGCGCTTTGGGACCAGTGATGGAAATTGACGGAAAGACGCATGGTAAAATGACGCCGGCCGAAACCGCAGACGTATTAAAAAATTACAATTAGTGCCTTGCAGGTTATTTTTTTGTTTGAAAAACAAGAAAATGTTAAGTGCTTCACGGGTTCTTTGCCGTTAGGCAAAGGTTCTGATGAAGAAACTTATGCAAGGCTCTGAAAAGAGCACTTACTTGCGGGCAACGCCCGCGTTAGGATAAGGTTATGTCGCGATTACATTCGCCCGCTGAATTGGAAGAATTCAGGCAGGGCATCCTGTCAAAAAGAGACCCCGATAAACCTTGTATTACGCTTTGTACCGGTTCCGCCTGTCTGGCTTCCGGCAGTGCCGGGGTGGCTGAAGCGATCGAAGCGGAGATCGAAAAACAGGGTTTGCAGGGTCAGGTTGAGATCAGGAAAACCGGCTGTCATGGTTTTTGCGAGCGGGGGCCGATTATCGTCAAAAACCCTGAGGGAATCTGCTATTTTCAGATTGAGCCAGGTGATGTGGCTGAAATTGTTTCTGAAACCGTAAGGGAGAAAAAGATTGTTGACCGCCTGCTCTACAATGATCCTGACAGCGGTGAAAAGATAGTCCATGAAGATGAAATTCCTTTCTATAAAAACCAGGAACGGCTGGTTTTTGGCTCCAATGGCAGCATTGATCCCAAGAGTATCGAAGACTACCTGGCGATTGGTGGTTATGGTGCCCTGGCCAAGGCGCTTACCGGGATGTCGGCTGAAGAGGTCCTGGAAGAGGTCAAAAACTCCAATCTCAGGGGTCGGGGTGGTGGCGGCTTCCCGGCCGGCATCAAGTGGGAAGGTTCCCGGAACGCCCCCGGAGATATAAAATATGTTATTGTCAATGCTGACGAAGGCGATCCCGGAGCCTACATGGACCGGAGCCTGCTCGAAGGTAATCCTCATGCGATTCTTGAGGGATTGACCATTGGCGCTTATGCCGTCGGGGCCTGTGAAGGGTATATCTATGTACGTCAAGAGTATCCTCTGGCAGTAGAAAATGTGATGCTGGCCATCAAACAGGCCGAGGAGCTGGGTTTCCTTGGCGAAAATATCCTTGGTTCGGGTTTTAATTTCAAGGTTATCGTGCACCAGGGAGCAGGGGCCTTTGTCTGTGGTGAATCGACCGCCCTGATGACGGCATTGGAAGGACGGGTGGGTGAACCTCGTCCTAAATATATTCGTTCCAATATCAGAGGGCTCTGGAATCGTCCCAGTGTGCTCAACAATGTTGAAACCTGGGCTAATGTTCCCCTGATTATCAGTAAGGGAGCGGACTGGTTTACCCAATTCGGCACCGAGGGGAGCAAGGGGACGAAGATTTTCTCCCTGGTGGGCAAGATTGTCAATACCGGCCTGGTGGAAGTGCCCATGGGCATGACTTTGAGGGATATTATTTTCAAGATCGGCGGTGGTATCCCCGGTGGTAAGAAGTTCAAGGCCGTACAGACCGGGGGGCCTTCCGGTGGTTGCATCCCCGAAGAGTTGCTGGATCTGGAAGTTGGTTTTGATGAGCTCTCCAAGGCCGGTTCCATGATGGGGTCAGGCGGGATGATTGTCTTGGATGAAGATACCTGCATGGTTGACGTTGCCAGGTATTTCATGGCCTTTCTCGCCGATGAATCATGCGGCAAATGTGTTCCCTGTCGCGAAGGCCTGCGGCAGATGCTCAAGATTCTTACCAACATTACGGAAGGTAGGGGGAAAGAGGGCGATATCGAACTGCTGGAGGAGCTTTCTGAAACTGCCAAGGAGGCTGCCCTCTGTGCCCTGGGTCAAAGTGCCCCCAACCCGTTTTTGAGCACCCTGCGCTATTTCCGGGATGAGTATGAAGCTCATATCAAGGAGAAACGCTGCCCGGCCCTCTCCTGCAAAGAGCTGATTGCCTATTATATCGACCCGGAAAAGTGCCAGGGTTGTGGACGCTGTCTTAAAAATTGTCCGGCTGAGGCGATTATCGGCGGCAAAAAGCTGATTCATATCATCGACCAGGAGAAATGTACCAAGTGCGGAACTTGTTTCGAAGTCTGCCCCTCAAAGTTTGGCGCAGTGACCAAAATTTCCGGTGTCACCGTGCCGCCTCCTGTTCCTGAAGAAAAGAGAACAGTAACCAAAAAGAGTAAAAAAGATGAGTGAAATACTTTTAGAAATTGACGGAAAAGAAGTTAAAACAACGACAGGGATGACCATTCTTGAGGCAGCCCAAAGCGTGGGGATCTCGATTCCGACACTTTGCCACCATGAAAAACTGGAGCCTTTCGGTGGCTGTCGGCTCTGTACCGTGGAAGTGGAGGTTCGCGGCCGAACCAGTCTGGTTGTTTCCTGTGTCTACCCGGTGGAAGATGGCCTGGTGGTAAGAACCAGGACGGTGAAGGTGGAGAGAATCAGGAAAACGATTCTCGAACTGTTGCTGGCTCATGCCCCGGACTCTTTTGTTTTGCAGGATCTGGCCCGGGAATATGGGGCTGACCGGGACCGTTATGAAAAAGAGGCCTCATTCTGCATCCATTGCGGTCTTTGTGTCAGGTACTGTGCTGAGGTCAAGAAAAAACATGCTGTCGGTTTTATTAACAGGGGAGGCAAAAAGGAGATCTGTTTCATCCCTGAAATAGCAGCTAAGGAGTGCTGGGACTGTAAAGAATGTTTTCCCCTCTGCCCAACCGAGGCTCTGCAGGCAGCTTTCATGTTAACCCTGGCGCTGACTTCTCCCCCACCGGCTGCCGATAAAACAGGTTCATAAGATCGTCATTGGAGCCGGGAAAGAATAGGGGAGAAAACCAGGGTCACATCTTAAACAGGTGTGACCCTTTTGATGTACGATGGAAAATATCAGGATGACATCAAACAATACAACGCCGGGCAGGGTTCACCTGATCGGCATCTGCGGGACAGCCATGGCCGCGCTGGCCTGCATGCTGCAG
It encodes:
- a CDS encoding NADH-ubiquinone oxidoreductase-F iron-sulfur binding region domain-containing protein, translating into MSRLHSPAELEEFRQGILSKRDPDKPCITLCTGSACLASGSAGVAEAIEAEIEKQGLQGQVEIRKTGCHGFCERGPIIVKNPEGICYFQIEPGDVAEIVSETVREKKIVDRLLYNDPDSGEKIVHEDEIPFYKNQERLVFGSNGSIDPKSIEDYLAIGGYGALAKALTGMSAEEVLEEVKNSNLRGRGGGGFPAGIKWEGSRNAPGDIKYVIVNADEGDPGAYMDRSLLEGNPHAILEGLTIGAYAVGACEGYIYVRQEYPLAVENVMLAIKQAEELGFLGENILGSGFNFKVIVHQGAGAFVCGESTALMTALEGRVGEPRPKYIRSNIRGLWNRPSVLNNVETWANVPLIISKGADWFTQFGTEGSKGTKIFSLVGKIVNTGLVEVPMGMTLRDIIFKIGGGIPGGKKFKAVQTGGPSGGCIPEELLDLEVGFDELSKAGSMMGSGGMIVLDEDTCMVDVARYFMAFLADESCGKCVPCREGLRQMLKILTNITEGRGKEGDIELLEELSETAKEAALCALGQSAPNPFLSTLRYFRDEYEAHIKEKRCPALSCKELIAYYIDPEKCQGCGRCLKNCPAEAIIGGKKLIHIIDQEKCTKCGTCFEVCPSKFGAVTKISGVTVPPPVPEEKRTVTKKSKKDE
- a CDS encoding NAD(P)H-dependent oxidoreductase subunit E, with protein sequence MDNERIDQIVAKHDGEPSSLIQVLLEIQSEHHWLPMDALKRVSQKLQVPMTQIQHIATFYKAFSLVPKGRHEIHICMGTACHVRGAQRVLDMVEDMIGIEPGETDLDLNFSLETVNCLGCCALGPVMEIDGKTHGKMTPAETADVLKNYN
- a CDS encoding 2Fe-2S iron-sulfur cluster-binding protein, which gives rise to MSEILLEIDGKEVKTTTGMTILEAAQSVGISIPTLCHHEKLEPFGGCRLCTVEVEVRGRTSLVVSCVYPVEDGLVVRTRTVKVERIRKTILELLLAHAPDSFVLQDLAREYGADRDRYEKEASFCIHCGLCVRYCAEVKKKHAVGFINRGGKKEICFIPEIAAKECWDCKECFPLCPTEALQAAFMLTLALTSPPPAADKTGS
- a CDS encoding hydrogenase iron-sulfur subunit — its product is MNTNLEFKPNIIGFLCQWUAYGAADLAGVSRLQYASEIRFVRVMCSGRVDLEFILKAFLNGEDGVLVGGCQLGECNYTTHGNFDALSTVRICKKIMEHIGLNPERLRIQFMSSSDGAVLAETADDFTRKVKELGPLGKAEGLDTEALKLKLEAVRKLVPYIKLVERERLRVPVKSAAEYDKFFASDDTTRLIDELINEKLSISEMMLLLNESPLSTGEISKILDLESSEVAKHISDSSKQGLIKYDESGKCYLPA